A single window of Crassostrea angulata isolate pt1a10 chromosome 8, ASM2561291v2, whole genome shotgun sequence DNA harbors:
- the LOC128158818 gene encoding uncharacterized protein LOC128158818 → MDPPSSAQDVHRCDLCENAIVHSYCDFCHVNLCKPCIGDHISDGYHKHKIVLFKERRSTLIYPKCGTHLHKNCEFQCKDCDYTLVCSSCMASETHEGHRFVEVTYEYQTKKEIIEKDSEELEKNISPKYEEIAHDLENQLANLDGGYEKITSEISKQGEEWHREIEIIINQMKSEINEIKMKHKYILQKHLDEINEIESLMKKSLLNLKELAKSTEVSSTIEYSSKIREFSKLPPKLQVLLPTFIPNPKDRGKLCSMFGQFTTLFTATVENPLSLNQPNISVRELLDKPELVAKIQTGYTNLRSVASLNDEQIWTSGLTSDIKCLNIRGSLVQAIHTKSGKCPNDIAVDSDGDILYSDGTTQTVNKVKNGRTNEIIRLQGWKPNNLCVSTTGDLLVTMRKDDYSESKVVRYSGSTETQTIQFDDKGKPLYSGNYKIKYITENRNHDICVADFEAGLVVVVNQDGKLRWKYTAHPLMTKNNPFKPYGIATDSHCRILTADSDNHCIHILDHNGKFLRYIDNCDLKDPFGLFVDNNDILVVCDFGEGDFKKIKYSI, encoded by the coding sequence ATGGATCCTCCATCTAGTGCCCAAGATGTTCACCGTTGTGACCTTTGTGAAAATGCCATAGTACATAGCTATTGTGACTTTTGTCATGTTAACCTCTGCAAGCCCTGTATAGGTGATCACATCTCTGATGGATATCATAAACATAAAATAGTTCTTTTCAAAGAACGAAGatcaaccctcatttatccgaAATGTGGAACTCATCTTCACAAAAATTGCGAATTTCAGTGTAAGGATTGTGACTACACTTTAGTTTGCTCTTCTTGCATGGCATCTGAAACACACGAAGGACATAGGTTTGTAGAAGTTACATAtgaatatcaaacaaaaaaagaaatcatcgAGAAAGATAGTgaagaattagaaaaaaatatttctcctaaatatgaagaaattgcaCATGATTTGGAAAATCAGCTTGCCAACCTAGATGGAGGATATGAGAAAATAACATCAGAAATATCCAAACAAGGAGAAGaatggcacagagaaatcgaAATCATTATCAATCAAATGAAAAGTGAAATCAATGAGATAAAAATGAAACACAAATACatattacaaaaacatttgGATGAAATAAACGAGATAGAGTCTCTTATGAAGAAATCATTACTTAACCTAAAAGAGCTTGCTAAGTCCACAGAAGTATCTTCTACCATTGAATACAGCTCTAAGATCAGAGAGTTCAGCAAGCTTCCACCTAAGCTACAGGTTCTACTCCCTACATTCATTCCAAATCCAAAAGACCGCGGGAAGCTGTGTAGCATGTTTGGACAGTTCACAACGTTATTTACTGCTACTGTAGAAAACCCTTTGTCATTAAATCAACCCAACATTTCAGTCAGAGAACTACTTGATAAACCAGAGCTTGTGGCTAAAATACAGACTGGGTATACAAATCTTCGCAGTGTAGCCTCTTTAAACGATGAGCAAATTTGGACAAGTGGATTGACCAgtgatataaaatgtttaaacataagAGGTTCACTCGTCCAGGCAATCCAtacaaaatcaggaaaatgcCCTAATGATATAGCTGTAGACAGTGATGGGGACATCCTGTACTCTGACGGGACAACACAGACAGTGAACAAAGTAAAGAATGGACGGACAAATGAGATAATCCGATTACAGGGATGGAAGCCAAATAATCTCTGTGTCAGCACTACTGGTGATCTCTTAGTTACCATGCGCAAAGATGATTACTCTGAATCCAAAGTTGTACGTTACTCGGGGTCTACAGAGACACAAACTATTCAATTTGATGATAAAGGTAAACCTCTGTACTCGgggaattataaaattaaatacatcactgagaacagaaaccatgacatATGTGTAGCCGACTTTGAGGCTGGTTTAGTAGTGGTGGTTAATCAAGATGGGAAACTTAGATGGAAATACACTGCCCATCCCCTAATGACCAAGAACAATCCATTTAAACCCTATGGTATAGCAACAGACAGCCATTGTCGTATCTTGACAGCAGACAGTGACAACCATTGCATCCATATTCTGGATCATAATGGAAAGTTTCTccgttacattgataactgtgatctGAAGGATCCGTTTGGCTTGTTTGTGGACAACAATGACATTCTGGTTGTTTGTGATTTTGGTGAAGGCGATTTTAAGAAAATCAAGTACTCTATATAG
- the LOC128158826 gene encoding uncharacterized protein LOC128158826: MASEQHIGHRFVEVKHEYETKKEIIKKDKVELGNSISPKYEEIALEVENQLANLEEGYEKRRTEISKQGEEWLREINIVINKMKTEINEIKLKHGSILQKHLSEIKHMQSLIQETLIVLGELEKSTEMITAIEYISKIKTFSKFPPRVNVLLPTFIPKPIDHEHLYNFFGQIIPLCNAMQEHVLSINQPKTSVRELLEKAEPVATIQTGYYKLYSVICLNEEIFWTCGGVSSDIKCFDVKGNLLRTIKTKSEVNPNDIAVDGDGDLLYSDWGTKTVNKVKNGQTEELIRLHGWKPSRLCVASAGDLLVTMYSDDKTQSKVVRYFGLKEKQTIQFDDEGKPLYSGNGSMKYITENRNNDICVADNAAGAVVVVNEAGKLRWRYTGQRSPTKNKHFKPQGITTDSQSRILTADDDNHCIHILDQDGQYLCYIDKCDLSNPLGLCVDNNDNLFVCDYANSNVRKIKYSKDI; encoded by the coding sequence ATGGCATCTGAACAACACATTGGGCATAGGTTTGTAGAAGTTAAACATGAATATGAGACAAAGAAAGAAATCATCAAAAAGGATAAAGTAGAACTAGGAAACTCTATTTCTCctaaatatgaagaaattgcaCTCGAAGTGGAAAATCAGCTTGCCAACCTGGAAGAAGGATACGAAAAACGTAGAACAGAAATATCAAAACAAGGAGAAGAATGGCTCAGAGAAATCAACATCGTTATTAACAAGatgaaaactgaaatcaatgaaataaaattgaaacacGGAAGCATTTTGCAGAAACACTTGAGTGAAATCAAACATATGCAATCTCTTATTCAGGAAACTTTAATAGTTTTAGGGGAACTCGAGAAGTCTACTGAAATGATTACAGCTATAGAATacatatctaaaataaaaacattcagcAAGTTTCCACCCAGGGTAAATGTATTGCTGCCAACATTCATTCCTAAACCAATTGACCATGAGcatttatataatttctttGGACAGATCATACCATTATGTAATGCCATGCAAGAACATGTACTGTCAATAAACCAACCAAAGACTTCAGTCAGAGAGCTGCTGGAGAAAGCTGAACCTGTTGCCACAATACAGACTGGGTATTATAAACTATACAGTGTAATCTGTTTAAATGAAGAAATATTCTGGACCTGTGGTGGAGTGAGTAGCGATATCAAATGCTTTGATGTAAAAGGTAATCTCCTCCGTacgattaaaacaaaatcagagGTGAACCCAAATGATATAGCTGTTGACGGTGATGGGGATCTACTGTACTCTGACTGGGGAACAAAGACAGTGAACAAAGTAAAGAATGGACAGACAGAAGAGTTGATAAGATTACACGGATGGAAACCTAGTAGACTGTGTGTCGCCTCTGCAGGTGATCTTCTTGTTACCATGTACAGTGATGATAAAACTCAATCCAAAGTTGTCCGTTACTTTGGattgaaagaaaaacaaacgaTTCAATTTGATGATGAAGGTAAACCTCTGTACTCAGGTAATGGCTCTATGAAATATATCACCGAAAATAGAAACAATGATATTTGCGTTGCTGATAATGCGGctggtgcagtagtggtggttaaTGAGGCTGGAAAACTAAGATGGAGATACACCGGTCAGCGCTCACCTACGAAgaacaaacatttcaaacccCAGGGAATCACTACAGACAGTCAGAGTCGTATCCTTACAGCAGACGATGACAACCATTGTATCCACATTCTAGATCAAGATGGACAGTATCTCTGTTACATTGATAAGTGTGATTTAAGCAATCCTTTAGGCTTATGTGTGGACAATAATGATAACCTTTTTGTTTGTGATTACGCGAACAGCAATGTCAGAAAAATCAAGTATTCCAAAGACATTTAA